One genomic region from Candidatus Zixiibacteriota bacterium encodes:
- the purE gene encoding 5-(carboxyamino)imidazole ribonucleotide mutase — translation MAMVLIIVGSKSDLEYAEKCKEQLAAFGIEGTIEVSSAHRHPEKTKELTSGAEAKGYEVIIAMAGLSAALPGVAAAHSNLPVIGVPLPAALNGLDSLLSITQMPPGIPVAAVAIGTPGAKNAAVLAARILALKHKSVKDALLKHRNSL, via the coding sequence ATGGCTATGGTATTAATAATAGTCGGTTCGAAATCCGATCTCGAATACGCCGAAAAGTGCAAAGAGCAACTGGCTGCGTTCGGCATTGAAGGCACCATTGAGGTATCATCCGCGCACCGTCATCCGGAAAAAACAAAAGAACTTACGTCGGGGGCCGAGGCCAAAGGCTACGAAGTAATCATAGCCATGGCGGGACTTTCGGCTGCTTTGCCGGGAGTCGCAGCTGCACACTCCAATCTTCCCGTAATTGGAGTTCCTCTGCCGGCGGCCCTGAACGGTCTCGATTCATTGCTCTCTATTACTCAAATGCCGCCCGGAATTCCGGTGGCGGCTGTCGCGATCGGCACGCCGGGGGCAAAAAATGCTGCCGTACTGGCGGCCAGAATCCTGGCCCTCAAACACAAGTCGGTGAAAGATGCCCTCTTGAAGCATCGAAACTCTCTGTGA
- the sppA gene encoding signal peptide peptidase SppA, whose amino-acid sequence MAKRRDIIVGIVIVTVFVVAFVFFGVMFVEMLSPEGEFEFTGMGGNIGVVEVYGVIDEDSGRRAIRLIEKWAESGSIKAIVVHINSGGGGVAISQEIYDAIHRARFDYEKPVVASMASVAASGGYYIACACDRVVANPGSLTGSIGVIFQFHTFEGLMEKVGVGTETIKAGELKDVGNYSRSMTAEEELMLKSVVMDTYEQFVQVVADGRGKDIEEIYPLADGSVFTGLQAYNLGLVDTLGGLNEALEVAADLANISGEPRAVYPYERKNVTIFDLLGSAASLLAQPVNKVISGPQLMYLYQ is encoded by the coding sequence ATGGCGAAAAGAAGAGATATTATTGTCGGGATTGTGATAGTCACCGTCTTCGTGGTGGCTTTCGTATTTTTTGGGGTAATGTTTGTTGAGATGCTTTCTCCGGAGGGGGAGTTTGAGTTCACGGGAATGGGCGGGAACATTGGTGTGGTGGAAGTCTATGGCGTGATCGACGAGGATTCCGGCCGCAGAGCTATAAGGCTTATCGAAAAGTGGGCGGAGAGTGGTTCGATCAAGGCGATAGTAGTTCATATAAATTCTGGTGGCGGCGGAGTCGCTATTTCTCAGGAGATTTACGACGCCATTCACCGCGCCCGCTTCGACTATGAAAAACCGGTGGTGGCCTCAATGGCCTCCGTTGCGGCGTCGGGCGGTTATTACATCGCTTGCGCCTGCGACAGAGTGGTCGCCAACCCGGGCTCGCTTACCGGCTCGATCGGTGTGATATTCCAGTTCCATACGTTCGAAGGCCTGATGGAGAAAGTCGGCGTTGGGACAGAGACGATAAAGGCGGGCGAGCTAAAAGACGTGGGCAATTACAGTCGGTCAATGACGGCTGAGGAAGAGCTGATGCTTAAATCCGTGGTCATGGATACTTATGAGCAGTTCGTTCAGGTGGTGGCCGACGGCAGGGGCAAGGATATCGAAGAAATCTACCCGCTGGCCGATGGCTCGGTTTTTACGGGTCTACAGGCCTATAACCTTGGCCTGGTAGATACTCTTGGCGGTTTGAACGAGGCACTGGAAGTAGCTGCTGACCTGGCTAACATATCGGGTGAGCCCAGGGCGGTATATCCTTACGAACGCAAAAATGTGACGATTTTTGACCTCCTGGGTAGCGCCGCCAGCCTGCTGGCCCAGCCCGTTAATAAGGTCATTTCCGGGCCGCAGTTGATGTATCTCTATCAGTAA
- a CDS encoding FlgD immunoglobulin-like domain containing protein gives MKSDRLNIWAVAAVLLLIATPLKAVERADFLVNDDNTTTVQNAPRLAVADKNGFVIVWTDRRGSTNDIYLQRFDPQGYAAGYNAKVNDDTNNSYQFEPAIAVDLSGLYSVVWKDYRNDLYPFGPDIYFQAYDSSVLPVGSNVNLTVNVPDSLKETPDLALGEWGGGVVVWVDYRNRNWDVYGQMFESDGSLVGTDFKINDDIGTAQQHAPRVSVSPQGWFVVTWYDNRSSNDDIFVQRFDSDGNRLGINVKVNSDSQGARQAFPDVAADGTGRFTVAWVDWRNGAYPSNPDIYVRTFDTLMTPVKSDVRVNYDGTQNAQREAAITSDRMGNTVVVWSDSTTDGWNITGQILDNSSNLVGSNFRVNDYLSGNQLDPDVGMDGEYRYVTWADDRSGNWDIYASITRYKQPSLTITPTSISLVMNETDAVPSARTVVVNHTGAEPVDYTISTTVDWLSALPDSGATPDTVSVTVATDTLVQGTYFGTLVFSDVAGQDSSLVVSVRLDVIGLQKDTIRIDPAIVEEGGVGSTPITAVIVNDLVHISLPLQFDKDSLMVDSILAGPTLPADVGLQSTIDTAGGLVLIEWTPTATISPGSYYLGDLYFTAGAASGACSIDTVSNDTLQFRVTVGAAELIPDFSGAEITISPLTDLSGDPLDELPGSFSLKQNYPNPFNSSTLIRYDLPALSKVTLKVYNILGQPVRTLVDRVQPSGSYRLSWDGLSDDGDPVGSGIYFYRLAADRMVAVRKMALLK, from the coding sequence GTGAAATCTGACAGACTCAACATTTGGGCCGTGGCGGCGGTGCTCTTGCTAATCGCCACTCCGCTGAAAGCCGTCGAGCGAGCGGACTTTCTGGTCAATGATGATAATACGACCACAGTCCAGAACGCGCCAAGGCTGGCCGTGGCCGATAAAAACGGATTCGTGATTGTCTGGACAGACCGTCGAGGAAGCACCAACGACATCTATCTCCAGCGATTCGACCCGCAAGGGTATGCTGCCGGCTATAATGCGAAAGTAAACGACGACACCAATAATTCCTATCAATTCGAACCGGCCATCGCGGTCGATCTCTCCGGGCTGTACTCGGTGGTGTGGAAAGATTATCGCAACGATCTCTATCCCTTCGGACCGGATATATACTTCCAGGCCTATGATTCATCGGTCCTCCCGGTTGGAAGCAATGTGAATCTCACGGTCAATGTCCCCGACTCCCTCAAAGAAACGCCCGATCTCGCTCTCGGCGAGTGGGGGGGCGGCGTGGTGGTGTGGGTCGATTACCGCAATCGAAACTGGGATGTTTACGGGCAGATGTTCGAATCAGACGGCAGTCTCGTTGGGACAGATTTCAAGATAAACGACGATATCGGTACGGCTCAGCAGCACGCGCCGCGCGTCTCAGTGTCGCCCCAGGGATGGTTTGTGGTCACCTGGTATGACAACCGTTCCAGTAATGACGATATATTCGTTCAGCGCTTTGACAGCGACGGAAACAGGCTGGGAATAAATGTCAAAGTGAACTCCGACAGCCAGGGAGCCAGGCAGGCGTTTCCCGATGTCGCTGCCGATGGTACGGGAAGATTTACCGTCGCCTGGGTGGACTGGCGCAACGGAGCTTACCCATCCAACCCTGATATCTACGTGAGAACATTCGATACCCTCATGACACCGGTCAAGAGTGATGTTAGGGTGAATTATGACGGCACTCAAAACGCCCAGCGCGAAGCGGCAATAACATCGGATCGCATGGGTAACACCGTGGTGGTCTGGTCGGACTCGACCACCGACGGCTGGAATATCACCGGGCAGATACTTGATAACTCCAGCAACCTGGTCGGATCGAATTTCCGCGTCAACGACTACTTGAGCGGCAACCAGCTTGATCCCGATGTCGGGATGGACGGTGAGTATCGCTATGTCACCTGGGCGGATGATCGCAGCGGGAACTGGGATATTTATGCCTCCATAACACGATATAAACAGCCATCGTTGACTATTACTCCCACTTCAATCAGTCTGGTCATGAACGAGACCGACGCGGTTCCTTCGGCACGGACAGTTGTGGTAAATCATACGGGAGCTGAACCGGTGGATTACACCATTTCGACAACGGTCGATTGGCTCAGCGCTCTTCCGGACTCAGGCGCTACTCCGGACACGGTAAGTGTAACGGTGGCTACGGACACTCTGGTTCAGGGAACCTATTTTGGTACTCTGGTTTTCAGCGACGTGGCCGGTCAGGATTCTTCGCTGGTTGTTTCCGTGAGATTGGACGTGATCGGTCTTCAGAAAGACACGATAAGAATTGACCCGGCAATAGTTGAGGAGGGAGGGGTCGGCAGCACCCCTATTACGGCTGTCATTGTAAACGACCTTGTTCACATCTCACTACCACTTCAATTCGACAAGGATAGCCTGATGGTCGACTCGATTCTTGCCGGACCGACATTGCCGGCTGATGTGGGCCTGCAGTCAACGATCGATACCGCCGGTGGACTCGTCCTGATTGAGTGGACGCCGACAGCAACCATTAGCCCGGGAAGTTACTATCTGGGCGATCTGTACTTTACCGCCGGAGCTGCGAGCGGCGCGTGCTCGATCGACACGGTTTCAAACGACACTCTCCAATTTCGAGTGACAGTGGGGGCCGCCGAATTGATTCCGGATTTCAGCGGCGCCGAGATTACTATTTCTCCGTTGACGGACCTTAGCGGCGATCCGTTGGATGAACTTCCGGGCTCATTTTCCCTCAAGCAAAATTACCCCAACCCATTTAATTCAAGTACTCTCATTAGATATGATTTGCCGGCATTATCTAAAGTAACACTTAAAGTGTATAATATCCTCGGTCAGCCGGTTCGGACGCTGGTTGACAGAGTCCAGCCTTCCGGTTCGTATCGTTTAAGCTGGGATGGCCTCTCTGACGACGGGGATCCCGTGGGGTCGGGCATCTACTTCTATCGTCTCGCAGCGGACCGGATGGTGGCTGTCCGTAAAATGGCCTTATTGAAATAA
- a CDS encoding M14 family zinc carboxypeptidase: MFRITLSVIVFILTVTVLASAAGADRISQIRIKPMTKQQYLDMLEMGMDIRRQPGQEFDAFANPSDIQKLRQKGIGFDVIHDDVQEFYVSRAEEADFGGFMTLAQIETYLDDLAAAHPTIMTSKYSIGLTIEWRNQWVVKVSDNPGVDEDEPEVFYNSLIHAREPAGAAALLYFLEYLVANYGTDPEVTYLVDNRELFFCPVANPDGYYYNEEIAPNGGGMWRKNRRENYDGSYGVDLNRNWGEKWGYDNLGSSPVPNYETYRGTAGFSEPETENLRNFIVSRDFTIVHNFHTYSNLELWSPSYDRFFDLRQEYYANLGDTITQYNNYTPGVGWTLYPTNGDSDDWIWGDTLSKPAIISLTVEIGSSSDGFWPSPSRIPILCEQNLYPNLYLAQIADNPYAIAPPLVPQITSPEESTGDYTVAWTLDDTDNPAVTYRLMEYSDRQEVVDNVEADYGYWDAVFFSRSTDRDYTGSYSWHNVLNYDGFAWLQSRTPYEVKTGDMLRMWLWYDIEAGWDYFYAQVSTDGGLSFENLAGDYTTNDDPNGMNHGNGITGSSGIWVLAPFDLTPYEGQQVIFRLSYITDDYYYEEGVYIDDIERIEIFNTVNQVSSSITDGFYNFTGKANGEYWYSVAATDAEGQEGYLSKMTHTVVANTLCCVISGDINHDGFLDPLDVTYFVNWLWKSGSDIACLEEADLNGDLEVDPLDLTYLVNYIWKGGPAPAGCHPLQ, from the coding sequence ATGTTTCGGATAACATTGTCAGTTATCGTGTTCATCCTCACAGTCACCGTATTGGCCTCAGCAGCGGGGGCTGACAGAATCTCTCAAATCAGAATAAAGCCGATGACAAAACAACAATACCTGGATATGCTCGAAATGGGCATGGATATCAGACGCCAACCCGGACAGGAGTTCGATGCTTTCGCCAATCCATCCGATATTCAAAAACTGCGTCAGAAAGGGATTGGGTTCGATGTCATCCATGACGACGTGCAGGAGTTCTATGTGAGCCGGGCTGAAGAAGCGGACTTCGGCGGATTCATGACCCTCGCTCAAATAGAGACTTATCTTGACGATCTGGCGGCGGCACATCCGACCATAATGACTTCAAAATACTCAATTGGTCTTACAATAGAATGGCGCAACCAGTGGGTGGTCAAGGTGTCCGATAATCCGGGTGTCGATGAAGACGAGCCGGAAGTTTTCTACAACTCTCTCATACACGCCCGTGAGCCTGCCGGAGCGGCTGCTCTGCTGTATTTTCTGGAGTATCTTGTCGCCAATTATGGCACGGACCCCGAAGTTACCTATCTGGTGGACAATCGTGAGCTGTTCTTTTGCCCGGTAGCAAATCCGGATGGTTACTACTACAATGAGGAAATAGCTCCCAACGGCGGCGGTATGTGGCGCAAGAACCGTCGTGAGAACTATGACGGTTCCTACGGTGTTGACCTCAACCGCAACTGGGGCGAGAAGTGGGGTTATGACAACCTGGGCTCAAGCCCGGTACCCAACTACGAGACTTATCGCGGGACCGCGGGCTTTTCCGAACCCGAAACCGAGAATCTTAGAAACTTTATCGTCTCCCGCGATTTTACCATCGTCCACAACTTTCACACATATTCTAACCTGGAATTGTGGTCGCCAAGCTATGACCGGTTCTTTGATTTACGCCAGGAATATTATGCCAACCTGGGCGATACGATAACGCAATACAATAACTACACCCCAGGTGTAGGCTGGACTCTGTATCCGACCAACGGTGACTCTGATGATTGGATTTGGGGCGATACCTTGTCCAAACCGGCGATCATCTCCCTGACTGTTGAAATCGGGTCGAGTTCCGATGGTTTCTGGCCATCGCCGTCGCGTATACCCATACTCTGCGAGCAGAACCTCTATCCTAACCTGTACCTGGCGCAGATCGCCGATAATCCATACGCCATAGCCCCTCCCTTGGTCCCTCAGATTACAAGTCCCGAAGAATCGACCGGCGATTATACAGTAGCCTGGACGCTCGATGATACCGACAACCCCGCTGTCACCTACCGGCTGATGGAATATTCCGACCGACAGGAGGTTGTCGACAATGTCGAGGCCGACTATGGTTACTGGGATGCCGTGTTCTTTTCGCGATCGACCGACAGAGATTATACGGGAAGCTATAGCTGGCACAACGTGTTGAATTACGATGGTTTCGCTTGGCTGCAATCGAGGACGCCTTATGAGGTGAAGACGGGGGATATGTTGCGGATGTGGCTGTGGTACGATATCGAAGCGGGCTGGGATTATTTCTACGCCCAGGTATCGACCGATGGCGGCCTTAGCTTCGAAAACCTGGCGGGCGATTATACAACTAACGATGATCCTAACGGAATGAATCACGGCAACGGTATCACCGGCTCCTCCGGCATTTGGGTTCTCGCCCCGTTCGATCTGACACCATACGAGGGGCAGCAAGTAATCTTTCGCCTATCGTACATCACCGACGACTATTACTATGAAGAGGGTGTCTACATCGATGATATTGAACGGATAGAGATATTCAATACCGTGAACCAGGTGTCGTCCTCCATTACCGACGGTTTCTACAATTTTACGGGCAAGGCTAACGGCGAATACTGGTATAGCGTCGCGGCGACTGACGCCGAGGGACAGGAAGGCTATCTCTCCAAGATGACGCACACGGTCGTCGCGAATACTTTGTGCTGCGTGATTTCCGGTGACATAAATCATGACGGGTTTCTGGATCCGCTCGATGTCACCTATTTCGTGAACTGGTTGTGGAAAAGCGGCTCGGATATTGCGTGTCTCGAGGAAGCTGACTTAAATGGCGATCTTGAGGTCGATCCCCTGGATCTTACATATCTCGTGAACTATATCTGGAAGGGCGGTCCGGCGCCTGCCGGCTGCCATCCGCTTCAATAG
- a CDS encoding tetratricopeptide repeat protein, whose protein sequence is MFEKRKSNFLSLMFLTAVLSASLVAPATLLAEPEKAKEHFNAGLSAEKAGNEAGAITSYEAAIGEDAGFVDAYINLGAIYFRQKQFDKALQNFKTATEKDKKNADAFANLGRVQYALKKYAEAEIALKEAIALKGGDAEYYKDLGKVYYRKQNNEELIAALSKCHQLGGGDNLTYYMLGKAYEDTGNMDQAINALKKSAELDPKYDNAHSAIGAIYLSQEKYNSAAGAFKSALNVDPNNYRAAFNYAVAVESGNPENFDANIANWENFIRIGSKNPKAKNDVAVAKEHVKELKAAKEKANLQ, encoded by the coding sequence ATGTTCGAAAAGAGAAAGTCAAATTTCTTGTCACTGATGTTTCTAACCGCTGTTCTCTCAGCTTCGTTGGTGGCCCCCGCCACATTGCTTGCTGAGCCAGAAAAAGCAAAAGAGCACTTCAATGCCGGCCTGAGCGCCGAAAAAGCCGGCAACGAGGCTGGCGCGATTACGTCGTATGAGGCCGCAATCGGTGAGGATGCGGGGTTTGTCGACGCCTACATCAATCTCGGAGCCATATACTTCAGACAGAAGCAGTTTGACAAAGCCCTTCAGAACTTCAAAACCGCCACCGAGAAAGACAAAAAGAACGCCGATGCCTTCGCCAATCTGGGCCGCGTCCAGTACGCTCTCAAGAAATACGCCGAAGCTGAAATCGCTCTCAAGGAGGCTATCGCCCTCAAGGGCGGCGACGCTGAGTACTACAAGGACCTGGGCAAAGTTTACTATCGCAAGCAAAACAACGAAGAACTCATCGCTGCCTTATCGAAGTGCCATCAACTCGGCGGCGGCGATAATCTGACTTACTATATGTTGGGTAAGGCCTATGAGGACACGGGCAACATGGATCAGGCCATTAATGCCCTGAAGAAGTCGGCCGAACTGGATCCCAAATACGATAACGCTCATTCCGCCATTGGCGCCATCTATCTCTCACAGGAGAAATATAACTCGGCAGCCGGGGCATTTAAATCCGCTCTGAATGTTGACCCGAACAACTACCGTGCGGCCTTCAACTACGCGGTAGCGGTGGAGTCGGGCAACCCCGAGAATTTCGATGCCAACATAGCCAACTGGGAGAATTTCATTCGGATCGGCTCCAAGAATCCGAAAGCCAAAAACGATGTGGCGGTCGCCAAGGAACATGTGAAGGAACTCAAGGCGGCCAAAGAAAAGGCCAATCTGCAGTAA
- a CDS encoding HU family DNA-binding protein, producing MTKADLVEKVAEKTGLTRTDVAVVVDSFLDTVKKSLENGHNIEIRGFGTFKVKLRKARKARNPRTGEVVPVPDRKVPVFKPSNEFKNMITKLSI from the coding sequence GTGACCAAAGCTGATTTAGTTGAAAAGGTTGCCGAGAAAACAGGCCTTACCAGAACAGACGTGGCCGTTGTGGTGGACTCATTTCTCGATACCGTGAAAAAGTCGCTCGAGAACGGCCACAACATCGAAATCAGAGGATTTGGGACCTTTAAGGTTAAGCTACGCAAAGCCCGCAAGGCCCGCAATCCTCGCACCGGTGAAGTTGTACCGGTTCCTGATCGCAAAGTTCCGGTTTTCAAACCGTCGAACGAGTTCAAGAACATGATCACGAAACTGTCTATCTAA
- the purD gene encoding phosphoribosylamine--glycine ligase, translating to MKVLVVGSGGREHALVWKLKSSKKVDKIYCAPGNDGIGQQAKCVNIKADNIKGLADFAAKQKIHLTVVGPEAPLAQGIVDEFQRRKLKIFGPDKRASQLESSKIFSKEFMRRHHIPTAPFRVFDTAAEAMGFCKSVQFPAVIKADGLAAGKGAVIVKDIGQAEKIIDEMMIRKVFGGAGERIIVESFLTGQEVSIMAIADGKTVLPLLPSQDHKQAYDGDRGPNTGGMGAYCPVPFVDADMMERIYEHILLPTINGLAQEEIIYKGVLYAGLMLTETGPKVLEFNCRFGDPETQAVIPLLKSDLAEVMMAVVNQKLGSFGKLGWRSESAACVVMASRGYPGRYATGINISGLSDVHNDNSFVFHAGTSRQGGKWLTAGGRVLGVMGMDKTLKLALERAYREVSKIRFDGAMFRRDIGSRTGKPNN from the coding sequence ATGAAAGTACTGGTAGTTGGTTCCGGCGGTAGAGAACATGCACTGGTCTGGAAGCTCAAGAGTTCCAAGAAGGTAGACAAAATTTACTGTGCTCCGGGCAACGATGGCATCGGCCAGCAGGCGAAATGTGTTAACATCAAGGCTGACAACATCAAGGGCCTTGCGGACTTCGCCGCCAAACAGAAAATCCATCTGACGGTTGTGGGGCCTGAAGCTCCGCTGGCTCAGGGAATTGTCGACGAATTCCAGAGAAGAAAACTCAAAATCTTTGGTCCGGACAAAAGAGCCTCCCAGCTCGAGAGCAGCAAGATATTCTCCAAAGAGTTTATGCGCCGTCACCACATCCCCACGGCTCCGTTCAGGGTTTTTGACACGGCGGCCGAAGCCATGGGATTTTGCAAGTCGGTACAGTTTCCGGCGGTCATCAAAGCCGATGGTCTCGCGGCGGGAAAAGGCGCGGTGATTGTCAAAGATATTGGGCAGGCGGAGAAAATAATCGATGAGATGATGATCAGGAAGGTCTTCGGCGGCGCCGGCGAGCGCATCATCGTCGAATCCTTTCTCACCGGCCAGGAAGTATCGATCATGGCAATCGCCGACGGGAAAACCGTTCTTCCCCTGCTGCCCAGTCAGGACCACAAACAAGCTTACGATGGTGACCGCGGTCCGAATACCGGCGGCATGGGTGCCTACTGCCCGGTGCCGTTCGTGGATGCTGACATGATGGAGCGGATATATGAACACATTTTGCTGCCCACCATAAACGGACTGGCCCAGGAAGAAATTATCTACAAGGGCGTTTTATACGCGGGCCTCATGTTGACCGAAACTGGTCCGAAAGTGCTCGAATTCAACTGTCGATTCGGCGACCCTGAGACCCAGGCTGTTATTCCTCTGCTTAAATCCGATTTGGCCGAGGTTATGATGGCCGTTGTCAACCAGAAGCTCGGTTCATTTGGTAAACTCGGCTGGCGCAGTGAATCAGCCGCCTGCGTTGTCATGGCCTCGCGCGGATACCCGGGCAGATATGCGACCGGCATCAACATATCGGGGCTGTCAGACGTCCATAACGATAACTCTTTTGTCTTTCACGCCGGAACGTCCAGGCAGGGCGGAAAGTGGCTTACCGCCGGTGGTCGGGTTCTTGGAGTGATGGGTATGGATAAGACTCTCAAGCTGGCTCTCGAAAGAGCCTACCGGGAGGTATCGAAGATTCGCTTTGACGGCGCCATGTTTCGTCGCGATATCGGGTCCAGGACCGGGAAACCTAATAACTGA